A region of the Cucurbita pepo subsp. pepo cultivar mu-cu-16 chromosome LG14, ASM280686v2, whole genome shotgun sequence genome:
TGATCgatattgtttgtttaaaACGAGAAAGCAAGTGCAGTCAAGAAAAACCTCCATAACTGGGGACGGGAATAGGAATCTTCGTACCCACCACAATCCTTATCTTTGTCCACTTTATCCTATCGGTATAGAGTTgctttataaatgaaaattattattattattattattttcatgaaaatcaatattaattattatttatcgaCCATTAACGTCTCAGGTCAACTATAACACAATCTACTGCTATACGTTTATTTTTTAGGAGGGAAGTTTAAATCTTGgcttcaatatttattagatttatttatttattattacattattttattaaatatttaataattaaattaattatattattaagtaataaaaaaaaaatttgacagtaaatttattatttttttgttttaataaaacaattatttatgaaaagcTGTTAACGAAGAGCCcagcccaaaacaaaaattagttgagaaataaaataaataaatagagtttttaatgtttgatgaaaattttggcGGAGAATTCTTTGTTTCAGTTCTGCAATCTTCATCTTTTTTCTCTGCTTTCAATCCCAAcgtttttccattttctctcaaaCCCTAACCATGTCCATGGTAGGACCTAATCCTTCTCGTCGCATTTCTGTCCATCAAGCGCTCGGCGGTGGTCAAGGTACTTACCGTCTCTGTTCTGTCGTGTTTTACGATCTTTCGATTTTCGAATTGGTGCCTACATTGATGATTTAGTATTCCCTCCTTGATCTGGGCTTAATTCTTTGATGTTTGGGAAGGGAATTGTTTTGGTCTAATGGCATTTGATTGCAATTTGTACCTGGATTATATGTTTCACTGGGTTGATTCTTTGAGAAATGTTAcggtcttcttttttttttgaatttgctGATCTTGTTGTATTCTATCAAGGATATGGTTGGTTTGCTAATCTAGCTATTGATGATAGTGGCTGATTTGCTGTTATGGAATAAATGGTATGGTGGGGTGGTGACGCTCACGTCTGCAACTTCTTTCTGGTACCTGTTTGAAAGAGCCGGTTACAACTTCTTATCTTTTGTCGCCAATGTTCTATTGCTTCTTGTcctcattatttttttctggGCCAAATCTGCTTCCCTTCTCAATAGGTACTTTGATTCCCTTTCTGCcagtttcattttctaatCTCCATTTCTTGGGTCGAAGTTTGTGGAGAGTTTATAGTTTTTGGACGATGATgaatcaaaagtaaataatatacATTGTAAGAGAGGAAACATTTCATCGTATCAACCTGAGCATAGCTTGTCTAGCTACGGAATTACAACCTTGACATCCATCTCATACTATGAGATGGTAGTTCTCAggatttcaaataaatatttcaatacaAACTTGggattttttgaatttgaagagaATACCATATTTCTAATTTGTTGTTAGAAAAGTAAGTATGTGGATTTTTCGAGATAATATTACTTAGATTGACTAATATTACTTAGATTGACTTGATTTCGGTTAGTTCTGATCAAATATTCACATTCTCAATGTATGAATTGAAATCGACGTAGAGTTAAAGTTACCTTCCTTTGTGATTCAGACCTCTACCTCCGCTTCCTGATCTGGAAATTTCTGAGGAAACTGTTTCAGTGGTTGCTGATGAACTGCGACTGTGGGTCAATTCTGTACTGTCAATTGCACGTGATATTGCAATAGGCAGAAACTTTAAGCTCTTTCTTCAGGTTAGGGATCATCACTTGTGTCTTTGTCTGTGATAGCTGGGACTTGTAActtaattaaatcattatcTCAGGTTGCTCTTGGACTGTGGATTGTGTCATTCATTGGcagtttcttcaattttcttacaCTGGTTTATATTGGTGAGTTTTGTGGGGCACTCACATTTCTTTGTAATCAGCAGTTCAAGTATCATAGCTGTTGTTTTCTGAAACAGTTTATGCATtttatcaatatatttttgcAGGTATCCTTCTCAGTCTTTCCGCTCCTTTAGTGTATGATAAGTATCAGGATCACatcaatgaaaagttatgTGTAGCACATAGATACGTACAGATGCAATACAGGATGCTTAACGAGAATGTTCTAAGGAAGTTACCATTACCCTTAAataaggagaagaagatgcaatAGGCATAGTACCTCACTCGATGATCAGTAACTTCACAAGAAGTGAGCTGGATTACATTTTTCATAATGTTTAACTCCATTTTTGTATTCTGACGTGAActgtaaatattatttcagATCAACATATTGATTATTAAGTACTGACATTGTAATCTCTTGTTATTTGttcacttttttgtttttttctttccttaaatCATCAGTTCATTTCTTTCTGTTGTAATCTAAATGCCACCTACTCTTGATGAAGGATTGTTAGATCTTGAAATTTGTGAATAACTTCTGGTAGCTTGTGAAAGTTTACTACTTCTTAAGTTTTTATGTTCTACATATTAACATCTCATAAGATTTCACAAAATTCTGATCGCTTAGTTTTCCACTTTTTATCTGACTTAACAGCcgattaatatattatatttcaaattttcatcttttatctGACTTTCTTTGGTTTTACTTGTTGCTACTTTGAAGTATGCAGGCGCAGATTGGCTGGCTTTTTCAACAGGATGATCAGTATATCTGAAGATTTTGATCAGAGGCATTGAGATTGCTTTTAAAAGCGATGTACTTCAGAATTCTAGATCTCTTAGAAAGTTGTGGTATATAGTTTAACATAGATGTATTCCGACTTTGACTTCGGGTGAAAACTGAAATCaatattgtttgattttgcttGGCTATTTCGGTTTCACACTCTGGGTTctgtaattttgattttggcaATTATCCTTTGTTATTTgaactaaatgaaaataaatttgcaTAGGTTAGAagctttcttcaacttttgcaatttagtttttcacaaagatttttgtgatgagtttttttttttttttggtttacttcggattttatcatatttttctgTGCAAATACTGTAACTTAGCTTGAAACCTGTTCTAATAGAATGTTTTTATCCAGGGCTGTTGTGAAAATGAGAAGAGCGAAGACAAaagtgattttcttcttctttccaatcTTAATATGTTGCATAGGCTGATTAGTTACTTTGCTTGTCAGGTGTAATGACAGAGAAAATGATCCATCTCATGTAAAGCAGATGTAAGTTTCTGAACCTCACTTTTAAGGTAAAATGGCAAACATCTAGGAGagagtaaaaaaaactatcaagGACTCGCATGGAATAGAGAAATTATTGTTACTGGGACACATCTGCACCAACGCACATGTGTTTTTGTCCCCTGGTTTGTATGGGGTTTTgctatatatttatttaagctGTCCAAATCACTTACGGTTCTTTATAAAATTCTCAAGTGCATCTTAGCTatgactatatatatatatatatatatatgtgtgtgtgtgtgtgtgtgtatatatatatgtatgtatctGCAAAGTTACTAGTACCAGCACATGGTTTGTGCCGAACCATAGGAAGCAAAAAAGGAGACAAAGGCCAAATGGATAGAGAATTTATTACCTTATGGGGGTGTTGGTTTTTTCGATTGGCTTATTAAATTAGAACAATGTTATGTCATTGTTAATCTTACAAGTTACGTAAGTTTAGATTCTTGAAAGCCTACTTTTAAGACAGATCTCAAGCTCATAAATCTAGTACAGATGTCGTGTGGAGACTTTTGAAGCTCATTCATTTGTACAATCCAAGCACTTTTAATTCTTACACTACAAACTTAGGTCTTCCCACTCCAGATTATGGATCTAGAAAGTGGATTTGTGCAGTCATTACAAAATGGGCTCTTAGATTACACCAACTGGGATTTCCTTATAGGAAGCTTTGTGCAGGCTAATTCATAAAGGGAATAAGATTGTTGGAGAAAAGTGAATTTGAAGCTGATTGTTTGTAGCAGGGATAGGGATCATTGTTCATGTTTTGTTCAAACTCTTTTTAGATCCAAAGGACGAAAGCTGAAGACAAAGAGGATGCATGCaggcgtctattagggagaccAATTACTTGCTGGAGAACAGGTTTCCATTTATATTCAGTTGCTGAGATTATTTTAATCGCTTTCAAATCATCCTCTGTTCTAATATCAAATTCTTAAATAAACCTATACAATTCATGCTTGCCTTTGATTGTTcgaatatgaatgaaaattgatttgttgtggaattgaaaaaaaaaaaaattactctttATGTTTACCGATACTATTTGAAGTAGAAATTGTCTTagcttaaaatatgtttttggtCCTTGTACTTTAAACCTCATTTCATTTTACTCCCGTCactttcaaatgttttagtTTAGTCcttatattttcaatcaatcTTAAAATTAGTCTTTTAaagtagttttttttaattaaaatttgttagatAACCATAATTTGTATGTAAAATAGTATGAACATATTTGTTGAGAAAGTAAAGATCTTGCCATGGAAACTTTGGCAGTGCAATGTGGGAATCAAGTGTTTGGTGGTGGGGTGGACCTTGGCTAATACCTTCTTTcctatatatgtatatgtatttatgcatatgtatgtgtatgtatgtatatatatgtatgtatatgtaagATTCCATATTTTCTTGAATCTGTTTTGGATAAGAACTTTTTTTGCATTTGAATGGCGAGTGTTTGTTAGATTTTGCAAGTATTTGTTTGAACACAATTTTGAAGATCAAGACGAtgtatttattgaaaaaaaaattgattaactTTTAGCTAaggaataaattttgatatcaatGAAGATGCCAAAGTTTCGATGCTTGAATTTGTGAGTGAGATTTGAATtacttacttttaaaattttaatgagtGTCTTATCCATTGAACTATATTTGAATTGACTCGTGTTTCTATAATTAACAGTAGAGAAAAggatgattatttttattagtacGAGACCTTTTAAGTAAAGTAAAGAAGACTTATGCTTCAAATAGTTAATATCATGCAACGgctatttatttatgatcttAGAAACATTGTGATACGTCTCACACAAAAGAACATAAAGAAATAACTTTTAGATCTTTTCCACAGACCCTTTATATGAATTTGACCATGTCCCTACAAAAAAAGCTTTGTATGAGAAATTGTGaggaaatatatattatttcagaaaaagatTTTGTCTGAATACCTTTGAAACTGTACCAAAAAGGTATCAAAATTGGGACATTGTTTTGTGGGTGTGATCAAGTTTGTCTAGGAATTCCCACTGtcactttattttattccttccctttatttcttttttggtctTCATGTttacatataataatattacaaacTTCCCATCTCCCAATGCCCAATGGAGTCTGTTCATATCTTTGAGAATGCCCATAACTTATCATGCattcataaattcataaattgaTTTGAAGTATTTTCG
Encoded here:
- the LOC111810297 gene encoding reticulon-like protein B11 encodes the protein MSMVGPNPSRRISVHQALGGGQVADLLLWNKWYGGVVTLTSATSFWYLFERAGYNFLSFVANVLLLLVLIIFFWAKSASLLNRPLPPLPDLEISEETVSVVADELRLWVNSVLSIARDIAIGRNFKLFLQVALGLWIVSFIGSFFNFLTLVYIGILLSLSAPLVYDKYQDHINEKLCVAHRYVQMQYRMLNENVLRKLPLPLNKEKKMQ